The DNA segment CCAAGTATACATCATCCTTTCAAGCCGTTTTACATAATTATATCATTTTTTATCAAAAATCTTAATCTATCTAAAGCCCTGTCTTTAAGTTTAACAACACTTTGGTAACCTACTCCTAATTCTTTCGATATTTCAACAAGCGTTTTTCTCTCGAAAAAGTAAAGCATTATTATGTTTTTCTGCTTTGCAGTAAGTCTATTCAAGGCTTATTTTAAATCCTTTTTCATGATATCATCAAAAAATTTTTCTTCCGGCGTAAGTCCATCGCTTTCAATCAAATCGATGATCTCATCTTCATCATCATCTGCCTTTGCATTCAAAGAAAGAAATGGCTTTTTCTTTCTATAGACATTTAAAAAGTAAAATTTAAGCTGCATACTGCCATATGCTATAAATTCTTTGCCTTTTTTCTCATCAAACTGATGAATAGCAGTAATGAGCACTTCTCTTCCATCCTGAATCATATCATCAAAACTGTCGTATGGAAACTTCTTTGCTAATTTTATCAAAAGAGGATTGAATTTTTTTAAAATCTCATAGACAGAATCTTTATCACCACTTTTAGCCTTAAAGCACAGTTCATTATAGCTTATCATCTACTACACACCCCACATAAAGTGAGGACCGGTCCCTTTCAGTGCAGCACTGTGCTTTAATTATAT comes from the Thermoanaerobacterium aotearoense genome and includes:
- a CDS encoding sigma factor-like helix-turn-helix DNA-binding protein — protein: MNRLTAKQKNIIMLYFFERKTLVEISKELGVGYQSVVKLKDRALDRLRFLIKNDIIM
- a CDS encoding helix-turn-helix domain-containing protein → MISYNELCFKAKSGDKDSVYEILKKFNPLLIKLAKKFPYDSFDDMIQDGREVLITAIHQFDEKKGKEFIAYGSMQLKFYFLNVYRKKKPFLSLNAKADDDEDEIIDLIESDGLTPEEKFFDDIMKKDLK